From the genome of Prevotella herbatica, one region includes:
- a CDS encoding DMT family transporter, with translation MQYLGELISLGVAFSWTITAILSEYASKRLGSITLNMLRMVFALAFSVVMFLVVFGRPLPAEGSTEAYCWMALSGFVGFVMCDYCLMKCYTIIGSRFGQLFMTLAPLSAAITAWILLGQKLQIMSILAMFVTLAGISISILGRGDNHLLSLKLPLNGVFYAAVAAVCQGIGLVISKVGLDSYQASMPHDVAISTPWMLPFCANFFRCLAGLGGFTVLMIFNKSFGKFRNSFRDGKIMVAVIATTIFGPFVGVAFSLMAVQYTAAGIASTLMALTPIIILLPSRYMFHQHITWKEIMGACISVVGVAMFFLG, from the coding sequence ATGCAATATTTGGGTGAGTTAATATCTTTGGGGGTAGCCTTCTCGTGGACGATAACGGCAATTCTTAGTGAGTATGCAAGTAAACGCTTGGGAAGTATCACTCTCAACATGTTGAGAATGGTTTTTGCTCTTGCTTTTTCAGTTGTTATGTTTCTTGTTGTATTTGGCAGGCCGTTGCCGGCTGAAGGATCTACTGAGGCTTATTGCTGGATGGCTTTGTCTGGCTTTGTTGGTTTTGTGATGTGTGACTATTGTTTGATGAAATGCTACACCATTATTGGCTCGCGTTTTGGACAGTTGTTTATGACATTAGCTCCGCTTTCGGCAGCTATCACAGCATGGATATTGCTTGGACAGAAGTTACAAATAATGAGTATATTGGCTATGTTTGTTACTTTGGCTGGAATATCAATATCCATACTAGGACGTGGCGACAATCATCTGCTTTCTTTGAAGTTGCCGTTAAACGGAGTATTTTATGCGGCTGTTGCAGCTGTGTGTCAAGGTATTGGATTAGTAATAAGTAAAGTCGGACTTGATAGTTATCAGGCAAGTATGCCGCATGATGTGGCGATAAGCACTCCGTGGATGTTGCCATTCTGTGCAAATTTCTTCAGATGTCTTGCCGGTTTGGGCGGATTTACTGTATTGATGATATTCAATAAAAGTTTTGGAAAGTTTCGTAATAGTTTTCGTGATGGCAAAATAATGGTTGCAGTTATAGCGACAACAATATTTGGTCCTTTCGTTGGTGTGGCATTTTCTCTTATGGCGGTGCAATATACTGCGGCTGGAATAGCAAGTACACTGATGGCACTTACTCCGATTATTATATTGCTACCGTCGCGATATATGTTTCATCAGCATATTACTTGGAAAGAAATAATGGGTGCTTGTATCTCTGTAGTAGGAGTTGCAATGTTTTTTCTTGGATAA
- a CDS encoding patatin-like phospholipase family protein, translating into MNILETIKGWFSFMRKSKDVALVLGGGGARGIAHIGGIEVLEERGYNITSVAGTSMGALVGGMYACGKLKELKDIILGIDKKQMLSIMDISLGLDHVASGKRLMEIINSIVGNTKIEDLNIKFCCCASDVVSGEEKVFRNGFLKTAIRASVSVPCFFKPMCDGDNHIYVDGSVHNILPLNRVDRKSGDKLIAINVNGPDNTPFDAYVKKKKDNNKAMRVLRSMLFFLKPDLSGNYMNMAVRVVHMSIQANCKLAIQLNPPDILVELPMDKFGLFDFSQAKEIYQYGRDEMTRKLDEYENK; encoded by the coding sequence ATGAATATACTTGAAACGATAAAAGGTTGGTTTTCGTTTATGCGCAAATCAAAGGATGTAGCACTTGTCCTTGGTGGAGGGGGAGCTCGTGGAATTGCGCACATAGGAGGAATAGAAGTTTTGGAGGAACGAGGATATAATATAACATCTGTTGCAGGAACATCGATGGGAGCACTTGTCGGAGGTATGTATGCCTGTGGCAAACTGAAAGAATTGAAAGATATTATATTAGGAATAGACAAGAAGCAGATGCTTTCTATTATGGATATCTCGTTGGGACTTGATCATGTGGCAAGTGGCAAGCGACTTATGGAAATCATAAATTCAATTGTTGGTAATACAAAAATAGAAGATCTAAATATAAAGTTTTGTTGTTGCGCCTCTGATGTGGTAAGCGGTGAAGAAAAGGTTTTTAGAAATGGATTTTTGAAAACGGCTATCCGTGCTTCTGTTTCTGTACCATGTTTCTTCAAGCCAATGTGCGATGGTGATAATCATATTTATGTTGATGGAAGTGTACATAATATATTACCATTAAACAGGGTAGATAGGAAATCGGGTGATAAACTTATCGCCATTAATGTGAATGGTCCTGATAATACGCCTTTTGATGCTTATGTGAAAAAGAAAAAAGATAATAATAAAGCAATGCGTGTATTGCGTTCAATGTTATTTTTTTTAAAACCAGACCTGTCTGGAAATTATATGAATATGGCGGTAAGAGTTGTTCACATGTCAATACAGGCAAATTGCAAGTTAGCAATACAATTAAATCCACCTGATATTTTGGTGGAACTACCGATGGATAAATTCGGACTTTTTGACTTCTCACAAGCAAAGGAAATATATCAATATGGACGTGACGAGATGACTCGTAAACTTGATGAATATGAAAATAAATAA
- a CDS encoding glycoside hydrolase family 53 protein, which yields MRKLLIAFLFTVISINNANAQDKNTFWLGADISGTTQLESSGEKLYNTKGEIRENTALMKELGLNAVRLRVWVNPRGGWSGAEDVLEMAKRAKYYDMAIMIDFHYSDWWADPGKQHIPAAWQYMSYDEMKNALAEHTEDVLSLLKKNGIDVKWVQVGNETTNGFLWPMGRASDNMEKYAGFTEAGYQSVKKVYPNAQVIIHLDGGCDQKRYDFIFDGLKKYGTHYDMIGLSVYPYWDVMAKLESDWKGTVRDCTANIKHLYEKYGKETMIVETGAEAKHPKEGYIIMKALINAAKNDCGGHCHGVFYWAPELEGQYPLGAFDNHRPTEIMKAFAK from the coding sequence ATGAGAAAATTACTAATAGCCTTTCTTTTTACTGTCATCAGCATCAATAATGCTAATGCTCAGGATAAAAATACTTTTTGGTTGGGAGCAGACATAAGTGGAACAACCCAGTTGGAAAGTAGTGGAGAAAAACTTTATAACACTAAGGGCGAGATTAGGGAAAATACAGCTCTGATGAAAGAATTGGGATTGAATGCTGTTAGACTCCGTGTATGGGTGAATCCTCGTGGTGGATGGTCTGGAGCAGAAGATGTTTTGGAAATGGCAAAACGTGCCAAATACTATGATATGGCTATTATGATAGATTTTCATTATAGTGATTGGTGGGCAGATCCAGGCAAACAGCACATTCCTGCAGCATGGCAATATATGAGTTATGATGAAATGAAAAATGCTTTAGCTGAACATACAGAAGATGTTTTGTCACTTCTGAAAAAAAATGGTATTGACGTGAAATGGGTTCAAGTTGGAAATGAAACTACAAACGGTTTCCTTTGGCCTATGGGACGTGCAAGTGATAATATGGAAAAATATGCTGGCTTTACAGAAGCTGGTTATCAGTCAGTAAAAAAGGTGTATCCAAATGCTCAAGTCATAATACATCTTGATGGAGGATGTGACCAAAAACGATATGATTTTATCTTTGATGGATTGAAAAAATATGGTACACATTATGATATGATAGGGCTAAGTGTTTATCCTTATTGGGATGTAATGGCTAAATTGGAGAGTGATTGGAAAGGTACTGTTCGAGATTGTACAGCCAATATAAAACATCTGTATGAAAAATATGGAAAGGAAACCATGATTGTCGAGACTGGTGCAGAAGCAAAACATCCAAAAGAAGGGTATATCATTATGAAAGCTCTTATAAATGCAGCTAAAAATGATTGCGGAGGACATTGCCATGGAGTGTTCTATTGGGCACCTGAACTTGAGGGACAATATCCGCTAGGAGCATTTGACAATCATCGTCCAACAGAGATAATGAAGGCTTTTGCAAAATGA
- a CDS encoding bifunctional UDP-N-acetylmuramoyl-tripeptide:D-alanyl-D-alanine ligase/alanine racemase codes for MTYSIEKVTTLIGARRFGESDANIGFILTDSRSLCFPEETLFFALKSERNDGHNYIQELYRRGVKNFVVADVPANYDTLYKDANFLKVINVLEALQRLAERHRDEFNIPIVGITGSNGKTMVKEWLNQLLGDDLFVTRSPRSYNSQIGVPLSVWLMNEHTQVGVFEAGISKPGEMLALRDIIQPTIAVLTNLGEAHQENFSTKDEKCNEKLVLFHDAQTVVYNEDDDIVSKAVSELDDFKGEKLCWSLKDKHAPMYVKKIDKQENTTTVTYIYNGEENSYSLPFIDDASITNSIICAAVALKIGLVADRLDKGMQKLEPIAMRLEVKEGQHGCTLINDSYNSDINSLDIALDFMNRRPDHEGRIHTLILSDIYQSGMAAKELYSEVSELCNKRGVVKFIGIGPELSANADVVTVGEKNFFPTVDEFVASEVFKSLHDEVILVKGARQFGFDQITELLVQKVHETTLEVNLNAVVNNLNWYRSFMKPETKLVCMIKADAYGAGSVEIAKTLQDHRVDYLAVAVADEGVTLRKNGITSNIMIMNPEMTAFKTIFDYDLEPEVYSFRLLDALVKAAEKEGITGFPVHIKLDTGMHRLGFNPDTDMEELIKRLKHQNAIIPRSVFSHFVGSDCDDFDKFSAQQFELFERGSRKLQSAFDHKILRHIDNSAGIEHFPERQMDMCRLGLGLYGINSRNNEIINNVSTLKTTILQLRNVPAGESVGYSRKTILDKDSIIAAIPIGYADGLDRHLSNRNGYCLVNGKKADYVGNICMDVAMIDVTGIDCKEGDSVEIFGDNLPVTVLSDIIGTIPYEVLTGISNRVKRVYFQD; via the coding sequence ATGACATATTCTATTGAAAAAGTAACCACACTGATAGGTGCGCGTCGTTTTGGCGAGAGTGATGCTAATATAGGATTTATCCTTACAGACAGTCGCTCTCTTTGTTTCCCAGAGGAAACGTTATTCTTTGCCCTTAAATCTGAGCGAAATGATGGTCATAACTATATACAAGAACTTTACAGACGTGGAGTTAAAAACTTTGTTGTCGCAGATGTTCCAGCAAATTATGATACATTATATAAGGATGCGAATTTTCTGAAAGTCATTAATGTTCTTGAGGCATTGCAGCGCCTAGCTGAGAGACATCGTGACGAATTTAATATTCCTATTGTCGGCATTACTGGGAGCAATGGAAAAACAATGGTTAAGGAATGGCTTAACCAACTACTTGGTGATGATCTGTTTGTTACTCGCAGTCCCCGTAGTTATAATTCGCAGATAGGTGTGCCTTTGAGTGTTTGGCTTATGAATGAACATACTCAGGTAGGTGTGTTTGAAGCTGGCATTAGCAAACCTGGCGAGATGTTGGCTTTGCGTGATATCATACAGCCAACTATTGCTGTTTTGACTAATTTAGGTGAGGCTCATCAAGAGAACTTTTCAACGAAAGATGAAAAATGCAATGAAAAGCTAGTGCTATTCCATGATGCTCAGACCGTTGTGTATAATGAAGATGATGATATTGTAAGTAAAGCTGTTTCTGAACTTGATGACTTTAAGGGTGAAAAACTGTGCTGGTCGCTGAAGGATAAGCATGCACCAATGTATGTTAAAAAAATAGATAAGCAAGAAAATACCACAACAGTTACATATATATATAATGGTGAAGAAAATAGTTATTCTCTGCCTTTTATAGATGATGCTTCTATTACCAATTCTATTATCTGTGCTGCTGTAGCATTGAAAATAGGCTTAGTTGCTGATAGGCTTGATAAAGGTATGCAGAAGCTTGAGCCTATAGCTATGCGTTTGGAAGTTAAAGAGGGGCAACATGGATGCACTCTCATTAATGACAGTTATAATTCAGATATTAATTCTTTAGACATCGCTCTCGATTTCATGAATCGCCGTCCTGATCATGAGGGACGTATACATACATTGATATTGAGTGATATTTACCAAAGTGGCATGGCCGCTAAGGAATTATATAGTGAGGTGAGTGAATTGTGCAATAAACGTGGAGTAGTTAAGTTTATTGGAATTGGTCCTGAACTTTCTGCTAATGCTGATGTTGTCACTGTTGGTGAAAAGAACTTTTTCCCAACCGTTGATGAATTTGTTGCAAGCGAGGTGTTCAAGTCTTTGCATGACGAAGTTATTCTTGTAAAGGGTGCACGTCAGTTTGGATTCGACCAGATAACAGAGCTTCTTGTACAGAAGGTACATGAGACAACTTTGGAGGTTAATTTAAATGCAGTAGTGAATAACTTGAACTGGTATCGTTCTTTTATGAAGCCAGAGACAAAGTTGGTTTGCATGATAAAGGCAGATGCTTATGGTGCTGGTAGTGTAGAGATTGCGAAGACTCTTCAAGATCATCGTGTTGATTATTTGGCAGTTGCAGTTGCGGATGAAGGAGTTACTCTTCGTAAGAATGGTATCACTAGCAACATAATGATAATGAATCCGGAGATGACTGCTTTTAAAACCATATTTGATTATGATCTCGAACCAGAAGTTTATTCTTTCCGTTTACTTGATGCTCTTGTAAAAGCAGCTGAAAAAGAAGGTATAACTGGATTCCCTGTACATATTAAACTTGATACAGGTATGCATCGCCTGGGCTTCAATCCTGATACGGATATGGAAGAACTTATTAAAAGGCTCAAACATCAGAATGCGATAATACCACGTTCTGTGTTTAGTCACTTCGTTGGTTCTGACTGTGATGACTTTGATAAATTCAGTGCTCAGCAATTTGAACTGTTTGAGAGAGGAAGCCGTAAACTTCAAAGTGCTTTCGATCATAAAATACTTCGCCATATTGATAACAGCGCTGGTATAGAGCACTTCCCTGAAAGGCAGATGGATATGTGTCGACTTGGATTGGGACTTTACGGTATAAATTCACGTAACAACGAAATAATAAATAATGTAAGCACATTGAAGACTACAATTCTTCAGTTGCGTAATGTTCCTGCAGGTGAAAGTGTAGGATACAGCCGTAAAACAATTCTGGATAAAGATAGTATTATAGCTGCTATCCCAATAGGATATGCTGATGGACTGGACAGGCATCTGAGTAATCGTAATGGATATTGTCTTGTTAATGGTAAAAAGGCTGATTACGTTGGAAATATATGTATGGATGTGGCAATGATTGATGTCACAGGAATAGACTGCAAGGAAGGTGATAGTGTCGAAATTTTCGGTGACAATTTGCCAGTAACTGTATTGAGTGATATTATCGGAACTATTCCTTACGAAGTGCTTACAGGTATAAGTAATCGTGTAAAGAGAGTCTATTTTCAAGATTGA
- a CDS encoding PTS galactitol transporter subunit IIC has translation MEQIFSYIISFGASVMMPILFTIIGLCIGMNFGKALKSGLFVGVGFVGLGVVTALLTTNFNTPLSSISDFYHLQLKVFDMGWPAAAAVAYNTAVGALIIPICLGVNFLMLVTKTTRTVNIDLWNYWHFAFIGAVAYFVMGESLLWGYFAAIVCYIITLVCADITAEKFQKYYDLEGISIPQPFCQSFMPFAIIINKVLDKIPGFSKLDVDAEGLKKKFGELGDPLVLGVIVGGLIALFGEAGHIADFSGYVKELQQADATTTSTDAAMTIVKNILSLGVIMGAVMELIPRITKLFIDGLMPISEKTKELVNKKFNGKKIYIGMSPALVIGHPTTLVVSLFLIPTILVLAVFLPGNQFLPLASLAGMFYLFPMVLPYTKGNVAKTFVIGLVALIFGLYFVTDMAPAFTKAAASVFAETGDKAAQIPDGFSGGALDFASSLFGWIIYKCTSSLRYVGMGLLTAVTLVLMLINRRRIVKSESKK, from the coding sequence ATGGAACAGATTTTCAGCTATATCATTAGCTTTGGTGCCAGTGTGATGATGCCTATTCTTTTTACCATCATCGGCTTGTGTATTGGAATGAACTTTGGAAAGGCTTTGAAGTCCGGACTCTTTGTTGGCGTCGGCTTTGTTGGCTTGGGAGTTGTTACGGCTTTGCTCACAACTAATTTTAATACTCCTTTGAGTTCAATATCAGATTTCTATCATCTACAACTTAAGGTGTTTGATATGGGATGGCCTGCCGCTGCCGCTGTAGCTTATAACACAGCTGTTGGTGCATTGATAATACCTATATGCTTAGGTGTTAATTTTTTAATGCTCGTCACAAAGACTACACGTACAGTTAATATTGATTTGTGGAATTATTGGCATTTTGCATTTATAGGTGCTGTCGCTTATTTTGTTATGGGTGAGAGCTTACTTTGGGGATATTTTGCAGCTATCGTTTGCTATATTATAACTCTTGTATGCGCTGATATTACAGCAGAAAAATTCCAGAAATATTATGATTTGGAAGGTATTTCTATTCCTCAGCCTTTCTGCCAAAGTTTTATGCCTTTTGCTATTATAATTAATAAGGTGCTTGATAAGATACCTGGCTTCAGTAAGCTTGATGTTGATGCAGAAGGATTAAAGAAAAAATTTGGTGAACTAGGAGATCCTTTGGTTCTTGGTGTTATCGTTGGAGGATTGATTGCTCTTTTCGGTGAAGCTGGACATATTGCAGACTTTAGTGGTTATGTTAAGGAATTGCAACAGGCAGATGCCACTACAACGTCAACAGATGCAGCTATGACAATAGTAAAGAATATCTTGTCACTTGGTGTTATTATGGGAGCCGTTATGGAACTTATACCACGTATCACTAAATTGTTTATAGATGGTTTGATGCCAATTTCAGAAAAGACAAAGGAACTTGTAAACAAAAAGTTTAATGGTAAAAAAATATATATAGGTATGAGTCCTGCTTTGGTTATCGGACATCCTACAACATTGGTTGTTTCCTTGTTCCTTATACCAACAATCTTAGTCTTAGCTGTATTCCTTCCAGGTAATCAGTTCCTTCCATTGGCATCTTTAGCAGGAATGTTTTATTTATTTCCTATGGTATTGCCTTATACTAAAGGTAATGTTGCTAAAACTTTTGTTATTGGTTTAGTGGCTTTAATATTTGGTTTGTATTTTGTTACAGATATGGCTCCTGCGTTTACAAAGGCTGCAGCATCTGTTTTCGCTGAGACAGGTGATAAAGCTGCTCAGATTCCTGATGGTTTTTCAGGCGGTGCTCTAGACTTTGCTTCAAGTTTGTTCGGCTGGATAATATATAAATGTACCAGTTCTTTACGATATGTTGGTATGGGGCTGTTGACCGCTGTAACATTAGTACTGATGCTTATTAATCGCAGACGCATTGTGAAGAGTGAAAGTAAAAAATAA
- the kduI gene encoding 5-dehydro-4-deoxy-D-glucuronate isomerase, producing the protein MKKIFLTMALCLTATFGMAQTNYEVRWASNPEDAKHYDTQRLRKEFAIEKVFAPGEVNWVYSMYDRFLIGGAEPVNAPIKLEAIAPLKVDHILHQRELGIINIGGDGIVTVDNKKYELKFKEALYIGRGDYEITLESKDAAKPAKFYMNSATAHQAYPIKKVSMKDAKVINAGRAEDSNLRTINQLIIDGVAGVHTCQLQMGLTELKPGSVWNTMPAHTHLRRMETYLYFQVPEGQKICHIMGEPQETRPIWLNNEQAVISPQWSIHCAAGTSNYIFIWGMAGENLDYGDMQIVKIPDLK; encoded by the coding sequence ATGAAAAAGATATTTTTAACAATGGCTTTATGCCTAACAGCTACATTTGGAATGGCACAGACAAATTATGAAGTAAGATGGGCTAGTAACCCTGAAGATGCTAAGCATTATGATACACAGCGTCTTCGTAAGGAATTTGCAATAGAAAAAGTTTTTGCTCCAGGGGAAGTTAACTGGGTGTATAGTATGTATGACCGTTTTCTTATCGGAGGTGCAGAACCTGTTAATGCTCCGATAAAACTTGAGGCTATTGCTCCTTTGAAAGTAGATCATATTCTTCATCAGCGTGAGCTTGGTATTATTAATATCGGTGGTGATGGAATTGTTACTGTTGATAATAAAAAATATGAACTGAAATTTAAGGAAGCTCTTTACATTGGTCGTGGTGATTACGAAATCACTCTTGAATCAAAGGATGCTGCAAAACCTGCAAAGTTCTATATGAATTCGGCTACTGCTCATCAGGCTTATCCGATAAAGAAAGTTAGTATGAAGGATGCTAAGGTTATCAATGCCGGTAGAGCAGAGGATAGTAACCTTCGCACTATTAATCAACTTATTATTGATGGTGTTGCAGGTGTTCATACATGTCAGTTGCAAATGGGACTTACTGAATTGAAACCAGGGAGCGTTTGGAATACAATGCCAGCACACACTCATTTGAGAAGAATGGAGACATATTTGTATTTTCAAGTTCCTGAAGGTCAGAAAATATGCCATATAATGGGTGAACCACAAGAAACTCGTCCTATTTGGTTGAACAATGAGCAAGCTGTTATCTCTCCACAATGGAGTATTCATTGCGCAGCAGGTACTAGCAATTATATCTTTATATGGGGCATGGCAGGAGAAAATCTTGACTATGGTGATATGCAGATAGTTAAAATACCAGATTTAAAATAA
- a CDS encoding MFS transporter translates to MSNLNSGSDGNAMTKYRWTIAGLLLFSTTVNYMDRNVIGYLKDYFCDPNGFGWTSTDYSILTSVFTAFYAGFTLIVGFIIDKIGTRLGLAASLILWSIAGFFSAAAGKSLGAQLAARGLFGAGESGNFPASIKTVAEWFPKKERALATGIFNSGSNVGAMICALAIPPILAAWNPSINGHHLFMGLFHGWQMAFIITSLIGFIWLIFWFKLYASPADMLKKGKINQAEFDYINSDEEFVKPVVESEHNTPAKKIPWYKMLCYRQTWSFVLGKFMTDGIWWFLLFWLPTYIKQQFCSDMTPDDTKYTVMISTFVVFGIAIIGSVYGGALPMSFINRGWKTYKARMTSLLIIAFFPLLLIFTQTVAKFNGMNGLIAAVAVISIAGAAHQAFSANLFTTVSDMFPKKAVGSVTGIGAAAGGLGGVFVQITAGRLEDYYRVANNGDVSTAYAIMFGVCAFAYLIAWLLMKVLVPKYKPIAA, encoded by the coding sequence ATGAGCAACTTAAATTCTGGTTCAGATGGTAATGCTATGACAAAATACCGCTGGACCATAGCAGGTCTACTGCTGTTTTCTACTACCGTAAATTACATGGATCGTAATGTGATAGGCTATCTTAAAGACTATTTCTGCGATCCTAATGGATTCGGTTGGACATCTACTGATTATTCAATACTAACTTCTGTTTTCACCGCTTTTTATGCAGGTTTTACATTGATAGTTGGTTTTATAATTGATAAAATTGGTACACGACTAGGACTTGCAGCTTCTTTGATTTTATGGTCAATAGCAGGCTTCTTCAGTGCTGCTGCTGGTAAAAGTCTTGGTGCTCAGTTGGCAGCACGAGGACTATTTGGAGCAGGTGAGTCTGGTAACTTCCCAGCATCCATTAAGACTGTAGCGGAATGGTTCCCTAAAAAGGAACGTGCACTTGCTACTGGTATCTTTAATTCTGGTTCAAATGTAGGTGCAATGATTTGTGCTCTTGCTATTCCGCCAATTCTTGCTGCATGGAATCCTTCTATTAACGGTCATCATCTTTTTATGGGACTGTTTCATGGTTGGCAGATGGCTTTCATTATAACTAGTCTTATTGGATTTATCTGGTTGATATTCTGGTTCAAGCTATATGCTTCACCTGCTGATATGCTGAAAAAAGGTAAGATTAATCAGGCTGAATTTGATTATATCAATAGTGATGAGGAATTTGTTAAGCCTGTAGTAGAATCAGAACATAATACTCCTGCAAAAAAAATACCATGGTATAAAATGTTATGCTATCGCCAGACTTGGTCTTTTGTTCTTGGTAAGTTCATGACTGATGGTATATGGTGGTTCTTGCTCTTCTGGTTGCCTACTTATATTAAACAGCAGTTCTGTTCTGATATGACCCCTGATGATACAAAATATACTGTGATGATTTCAACATTCGTTGTATTTGGTATTGCTATTATCGGTTCTGTTTATGGTGGTGCTCTTCCAATGTCATTTATTAACAGGGGATGGAAGACATATAAAGCGCGTATGACCTCATTGTTAATTATAGCTTTCTTCCCATTACTTCTTATCTTCACTCAGACTGTTGCTAAGTTTAACGGAATGAACGGACTTATCGCTGCTGTCGCTGTTATAAGTATTGCAGGAGCTGCTCATCAGGCTTTCTCTGCAAATTTATTTACTACAGTTTCTGATATGTTTCCAAAGAAGGCAGTTGGTTCTGTCACAGGTATCGGTGCTGCTGCTGGAGGATTAGGTGGCGTTTTTGTTCAGATAACGGCTGGACGCCTAGAAGATTACTACCGCGTAGCTAATAATGGTGATGTATCTACTGCTTACGCAATCATGTTTGGTGTTTGTGCTTTTGCATATCTTATTGCATGGTTATTGATGAAGGTACTTGTTCCTAAGTATAAACCAATTGCTGCATAA
- a CDS encoding nitroreductase family protein — MMSIRNRKTIRKYSDKIVSEELLNKLLEEAEHTPTMGNLQLYSVIVTRSKDGKEALAPTHFNQPMVTEAPVVLTICADFRRTSTWAENRKAKPGYDNFLSFMNASTDALLYTQSFCNLAEGEGLGTCYLGTTIYMPQMIIDTLKLPKLVFPIATITLGWPNEEPNISDRLPLSAIIHNEHYEDYTPEKINDYYTEKENLKENIQFVEINKKETLAQVFTDIRYTKKDNEIMSKGMIDALKKQGFI; from the coding sequence ATGATGTCAATAAGAAATCGAAAAACTATAAGAAAATACTCAGATAAGATTGTCAGCGAAGAACTACTTAATAAGTTACTTGAAGAAGCTGAGCATACACCTACGATGGGGAATTTACAATTATATAGCGTGATTGTTACACGTAGTAAAGATGGTAAAGAAGCTCTCGCACCTACTCATTTCAATCAACCGATGGTGACTGAAGCACCAGTTGTTCTCACTATATGTGCAGACTTTCGACGTACCAGCACGTGGGCTGAGAACAGAAAAGCAAAACCTGGATATGATAATTTTCTATCATTCATGAATGCTTCAACAGATGCGTTACTATACACTCAGTCATTCTGTAATCTTGCTGAAGGTGAAGGGCTTGGCACATGTTATCTTGGCACAACTATCTATATGCCACAAATGATCATAGACACCCTAAAATTACCCAAGCTTGTTTTTCCTATTGCAACGATAACATTAGGATGGCCTAATGAGGAACCGAACATATCAGATCGACTTCCGTTAAGCGCTATAATACACAACGAGCATTATGAAGACTACACGCCTGAGAAAATAAATGATTATTATACCGAGAAAGAAAATCTTAAAGAGAATATTCAGTTCGTTGAAATAAACAAGAAAGAAACACTTGCACAAGTTTTCACAGACATAAGATATACGAAAAAAGACAATGAGATAATGAGTAAGGGAATGATTGATGCATTAAAGAAACAAGGTTTCATTTAA